In one Haemophilus parainfluenzae genomic region, the following are encoded:
- the azlC gene encoding azaleucine resistance protein AzlC yields the protein MSEVVTENPIKAAAKAAFPYSMPMLAGFLFLGIAYGIYMKALGFGVWFPVAMAALIYAGSVEFIAAAALVMPFSPLSVALVTLMVSGRQIFYGISMLEKYGAQLGKKRWYLISTLVDESFSLNYMAKIPDHLDKGWYMFFVSFYLHLYWVVGAGLGNLFGSIIPFDLKGVEFGMTALFLVIFAENWLKEKSHESSLLGLGVAFASLLIVGKEHFLVPTLISIWILLTVRRPKLSSKLEALK from the coding sequence ATGTCAGAAGTAGTGACAGAAAATCCCATCAAAGCCGCAGCAAAAGCGGCATTTCCTTACAGCATGCCAATGCTTGCCGGCTTTTTATTTTTAGGCATAGCATACGGCATTTACATGAAAGCACTTGGATTCGGTGTTTGGTTCCCTGTGGCAATGGCAGCACTCATTTATGCGGGCTCCGTGGAATTTATTGCCGCTGCCGCCTTAGTTATGCCTTTTTCGCCTTTAAGTGTTGCGTTGGTTACGCTGATGGTAAGTGGTCGCCAAATTTTTTATGGTATTTCTATGTTAGAAAAATATGGTGCTCAACTCGGGAAAAAACGTTGGTATTTAATTAGTACCCTAGTCGATGAAAGTTTTTCCCTGAACTATATGGCGAAGATTCCCGATCATTTAGATAAAGGCTGGTATATGTTCTTTGTCAGTTTTTATCTCCATCTTTATTGGGTTGTAGGAGCCGGATTAGGTAATCTATTTGGTTCAATCATTCCTTTTGATTTAAAAGGGGTAGAGTTTGGTATGACTGCACTTTTCCTGGTGATTTTTGCTGAAAACTGGCTCAAAGAGAAATCTCATGAAAGCTCATTATTAGGTTTAGGTGTGGCTTTTGCATCGCTATTAATTGTTGGGAAAGAACACTTTTTAGTGCCAACTCTAATCAGTATCTGGATTCTATTAACGGTACGACGTCCTAAACTTTCATCTAAATTAGAGGCACTAAAATGA
- a CDS encoding branched-chain amino acid transporter permease — protein MTLMEQIITIVICILCVQFTRLLPFWIFPANRPIPDYIRYLGKVLPAAMFGMLVVYCYKNVDVLSGYHGLPDFIAGALVLVLHFWKKNMFLSISAGTIFYMFLVQKVFI, from the coding sequence ATGACATTGATGGAACAAATTATCACCATTGTGATTTGTATTCTGTGCGTGCAATTTACTCGATTATTGCCATTCTGGATCTTTCCCGCCAATCGCCCGATTCCAGACTATATTCGTTACCTTGGCAAAGTATTGCCTGCGGCGATGTTTGGGATGTTAGTGGTGTATTGCTATAAAAATGTGGATGTATTGAGTGGTTATCACGGCTTACCCGATTTCATTGCGGGGGCTTTGGTATTGGTGTTACATTTCTGGAAAAAGAACATGTTTCTTTCTATCTCGGCAGGCACAATTTTTTATATGTTTTTAGTGCAAAAAGTCTTTATCTAA
- a CDS encoding YgjV family protein: protein MEFNFIELLGYLATFFVAASFLFKSIVHLRVVNAIGAVLFVVYSLIIKSYPVALLNAFLVFVNLYQLYRLKKEQPASKVLK, encoded by the coding sequence ATGGAATTTAATTTCATCGAATTATTAGGTTATTTGGCAACATTCTTTGTGGCTGCGTCTTTTTTATTTAAATCGATTGTTCACTTGAGAGTTGTTAATGCAATTGGAGCGGTACTTTTTGTCGTTTACAGTTTGATCATCAAATCTTATCCAGTTGCGCTTCTAAACGCATTCTTAGTTTTCGTTAACTTATATCAACTTTATCGTTTGAAAAAAGAGCAGCCGGCATCAAAAGTACTAAAATAA
- a CDS encoding AEC family transporter — translation MDIAFLLGTKIIELTLIVLIGYGLVKSKLLKSEDSKTLSVIGLYVISPAVMIEAFQIDYTPEILQGLQLSLLMAVFLQVILIIIGSLLKRLLNLDPIEHATSIYSNSGNLIIPIVMSLFGKEWVIYASCFIVVQTFLFWTHCRLIIVGKGNLSLKMIAKNINIWSILVGAFLFAFQIKLPSIINGTLSSIGLFIGPNAMLVAGMLIAAIPLRSIVASKRIYLVTLLRLLLIPIALLVLIKLIGFVHWAEKGEIIVLISFLATTSPSASTVTQMAVIYNNNPQKASAIYGVTTLLCMFTMPLVIALYQIWG, via the coding sequence ATGGACATTGCATTTTTACTCGGCACTAAAATTATTGAACTGACACTTATTGTGCTTATTGGTTATGGGTTGGTTAAATCAAAATTATTAAAATCTGAAGATAGCAAGACGCTTTCCGTTATTGGGCTTTATGTCATCAGTCCAGCTGTGATGATTGAAGCCTTTCAAATTGATTACACACCTGAAATTCTACAAGGTTTACAACTTTCACTGCTTATGGCGGTGTTTCTTCAGGTTATTCTGATTATTATTGGCAGTCTGTTAAAGCGCCTATTAAACCTTGATCCTATTGAACATGCCACTTCCATTTATTCCAATTCTGGTAACTTAATTATTCCGATTGTGATGTCGTTATTTGGCAAAGAATGGGTCATTTACGCCAGCTGTTTTATTGTGGTTCAAACCTTTCTATTTTGGACGCATTGCCGTTTGATTATTGTAGGAAAAGGAAATTTATCCTTGAAGATGATTGCCAAAAACATCAATATTTGGTCAATTCTCGTCGGAGCATTTTTATTTGCTTTTCAAATAAAATTACCAAGTATTATCAATGGTACACTCTCTTCGATTGGCTTATTTATTGGTCCGAATGCCATGCTTGTTGCGGGTATGCTGATTGCGGCAATTCCTTTACGAAGCATCGTAGCATCCAAACGCATTTATTTAGTCACACTCTTGCGCTTGTTACTTATTCCGATTGCATTATTGGTATTAATAAAACTGATTGGGTTTGTGCATTGGGCTGAAAAAGGGGAAATTATTGTGTTGATTAGCTTTTTGGCTACCACTAGCCCTTCAGCTTCGACAGTGACACAAATGGCAGTGATTTATAACAACAATCCACAGAAAGCCAGCGCCATTTATGGTGTAACGACGCTACTTTGTATGTTTACTATGCCACTAGTGATTGCCTTATATCAAATATGGGGGTAA
- the guaA gene encoding glutamine-hydrolyzing GMP synthase — protein sequence MTNIHNHKILILDFGSQYTQLIARRVREIGVYCELWAWDVTEEQIREFNPDGIILSGGPESTTEANSPRAPEYVFNAGVPVLGICYGMQTMAMQLGGLTETSDHREFGYASVLMDNPTALFAHLNDGDSKLDVWMSHGDKVTRLPENFQVTGTTPTCPIAAMSDESRRFYGVQFHPEVTHTTKGLELLMNFVVNICGCETKWTAENIIEDAVARIKEQVGDDEVILGLSGGVDSSVVALLLHRAIGKNLHCVFVDNGLLRLHEGDQVMEMFGDKFGLNITRVDAESRFLGELAGVSDPEAKRKIIGKVFVDVFDDESKKLTNVKWLAQGTIYPDVIESAASKTGKAHVIKSHHNVGGLPDYMKLGLVEPLRELFKDEVRKIGLALGLPAEMINRHPFPGPGLGVRVLGEVKKEYCDLLRRADAIFIEELRNSGWYEKTSQAFSVFLPVKSVGVMGDGRKYDWVISLRAVETIDFMTAHWAHLPYDLLGKVSNRIINEVNGISRVVYDISGKPPATIEWE from the coding sequence ATGACAAATATCCACAACCATAAAATTCTGATCCTCGACTTCGGTTCACAATATACTCAGCTGATTGCACGTCGTGTGCGTGAAATTGGCGTGTACTGCGAACTTTGGGCGTGGGATGTAACTGAAGAACAAATCCGTGAATTTAATCCAGACGGTATCATTCTTTCTGGTGGTCCAGAAAGTACGACTGAAGCAAACAGCCCGCGTGCACCTGAATATGTATTTAATGCCGGCGTGCCTGTATTGGGTATTTGTTACGGTATGCAAACCATGGCGATGCAACTTGGCGGTTTAACTGAAACCTCTGATCATCGTGAATTCGGCTATGCCTCTGTTTTAATGGATAATCCAACCGCACTTTTCGCTCATTTAAATGATGGTGACAGCAAATTAGATGTATGGATGAGCCATGGTGATAAAGTAACTCGCTTACCTGAAAACTTCCAAGTTACTGGTACGACTCCAACCTGCCCAATTGCCGCGATGTCTGATGAAAGCCGTCGTTTCTACGGCGTACAATTCCACCCAGAAGTGACCCATACTACAAAAGGGTTGGAATTATTAATGAATTTCGTGGTGAATATTTGTGGTTGCGAAACAAAATGGACAGCAGAAAACATTATCGAAGATGCCGTTGCTCGCATTAAAGAGCAAGTGGGCGATGATGAAGTGATTTTAGGTTTATCTGGTGGTGTGGACTCTTCTGTGGTTGCATTACTTTTACATCGTGCTATCGGCAAAAACTTACACTGCGTATTCGTAGATAACGGCTTACTCCGCTTACACGAAGGCGATCAAGTCATGGAAATGTTCGGTGATAAATTCGGCTTAAATATTACCCGTGTTGATGCTGAAAGCCGTTTCTTAGGCGAACTTGCAGGCGTATCGGATCCTGAAGCAAAACGTAAAATTATCGGTAAAGTGTTTGTCGATGTGTTCGATGATGAATCGAAAAAACTTACTAATGTAAAATGGTTAGCACAAGGTACGATCTACCCTGATGTCATCGAATCCGCAGCAAGCAAAACTGGTAAAGCGCATGTGATTAAATCACACCACAACGTAGGTGGCTTACCTGACTATATGAAACTTGGCTTAGTTGAACCTTTACGTGAATTATTCAAAGACGAGGTACGTAAAATCGGTTTAGCATTAGGCTTACCAGCTGAAATGATCAACCGTCACCCATTCCCTGGTCCGGGTTTAGGTGTGCGTGTATTGGGTGAAGTGAAAAAAGAATACTGCGATTTACTACGCCGTGCGGATGCAATCTTTATCGAAGAATTACGCAACAGCGGTTGGTATGAAAAAACCAGTCAAGCCTTCAGCGTGTTCTTACCTGTGAAATCTGTAGGCGTAATGGGTGATGGCCGTAAATATGACTGGGTAATCTCGCTACGTGCAGTAGAAACCATCGACTTTATGACCGCACATTGGGCACATTTGCCTTATGATTTATTAGGCAAAGTGTCTAACCGCATCATCAACGAAGTGAATGGCATTTCTCGCGTAGTATATGACATCAGCGGAAAACCTCCAGCAACTATCGAGTGGGAGTAA
- the guaB gene encoding IMP dehydrogenase, translated as MLRIKQEALTFDDVLLVPAHSTVLPNTANLSTQLTKEIRLNIPMLSAAMDTVTETKLAISLAQEGGIGFIHKNMTIERQADRVRKVKKFESGIVSEPVTVSPDLTLAALAEMVKKNGFAGYPVVDAENNLIGIITGRDTRFVKDLSKTVSQLMTKKEDLVTVKEGASRETILELMHKNRVEKVLVVDDAFKLKGMITVKDFQKAEQKPNACKDEFGRLRVGAAVGAGPGNEERIDALVKAGVDVLLIDSSHGHSEGVLQRVRETRAKYPNLPIVAGNVATAEGAIALADAGASAVKVGIGPGSICTTRIVTGVGVPQITAIADAAAALKDRGIPVIADGGIRFSGDIAKAIAAGASSVMVGSMFAGTEEAPGEIELYQGRAFKSYRGMGSLGAMAKGSSDRYFQSDNAADKLVPEGIEGRIPYKGYLKEIIHQQMGGLRSCMGLTGCATIEELRTKAEFVRISGAGIKESHVHDVTITKEAPNYRMG; from the coding sequence ATGCTTAGAATCAAACAAGAAGCGCTTACTTTTGACGACGTTCTACTCGTCCCAGCTCATTCAACTGTTCTTCCGAACACAGCTAACCTCTCAACTCAACTCACCAAAGAAATTCGCTTAAATATTCCTATGCTTTCTGCTGCGATGGATACTGTCACAGAAACCAAATTAGCGATCTCTTTAGCACAAGAAGGTGGCATCGGCTTTATTCACAAAAATATGACGATCGAACGCCAAGCGGATCGTGTTCGTAAAGTGAAAAAATTCGAAAGTGGTATTGTTTCTGAACCGGTGACTGTTTCACCAGATTTAACCCTTGCAGCACTTGCTGAAATGGTGAAGAAAAACGGCTTCGCAGGCTACCCTGTTGTCGATGCTGAAAATAACTTGATTGGTATCATCACTGGCCGCGACACGCGTTTCGTAAAAGATTTAAGTAAAACCGTTTCACAATTAATGACGAAAAAAGAAGACTTGGTCACCGTAAAAGAAGGTGCAAGTCGTGAAACGATTTTAGAATTAATGCACAAAAACCGCGTAGAGAAAGTGCTTGTTGTAGATGATGCTTTCAAATTAAAAGGTATGATCACCGTTAAAGACTTCCAAAAAGCGGAACAAAAACCGAACGCATGCAAAGATGAATTTGGTCGTTTACGCGTAGGTGCAGCTGTAGGCGCGGGTCCAGGTAATGAAGAACGTATTGATGCATTAGTGAAAGCCGGTGTTGATGTGTTGTTAATCGACTCTTCTCATGGTCACTCAGAAGGCGTATTACAACGCGTTCGTGAAACTCGTGCAAAATATCCAAACTTACCTATCGTTGCGGGTAACGTAGCAACGGCTGAAGGTGCTATCGCATTAGCTGATGCGGGTGCAAGCGCAGTGAAAGTAGGTATCGGACCAGGTTCAATTTGTACTACTCGTATCGTAACCGGTGTAGGTGTTCCACAAATCACCGCTATCGCAGATGCAGCGGCGGCATTAAAAGATCGTGGCATTCCAGTTATAGCTGACGGTGGTATCCGTTTCTCTGGTGATATTGCAAAAGCTATCGCTGCAGGCGCAAGCTCTGTAATGGTTGGCTCGATGTTTGCCGGTACTGAAGAAGCACCAGGTGAAATCGAACTTTATCAAGGTCGTGCATTTAAATCTTACCGAGGTATGGGTTCATTAGGTGCGATGGCGAAAGGCTCATCTGACCGTTACTTCCAATCTGATAACGCTGCAGACAAACTCGTACCAGAAGGTATTGAAGGCCGTATTCCATACAAAGGTTACTTAAAAGAAATCATCCACCAACAAATGGGTGGCTTACGCTCTTGCATGGGCTTAACTGGCTGCGCAACCATCGAAGAATTACGCACGAAAGCAGAATTCGTTCGCATTAGTGGTGCAGGTATTAAAGAAAGCCACGTTCACGATGTAACTATTACTAAAGAAGCACCAAACTATCGTATGGGCTAA